In Drosophila subpulchrella strain 33 F10 #4 breed RU33 chromosome X, RU_Dsub_v1.1 Primary Assembly, whole genome shotgun sequence, the DNA window TTGAGCATTGGTTATTTATCTGGGCTTACCTGTATTGAAGTCCAGTCCCTGAGTGTCCACCAGGTACTGCAGGATGTCGCCCTGCTCCTCGAGATTCTCCGTTTCGCGCAGCATCGCAATCAGCTCCTCCACCTCTGTGTCCGCGAAATTGGTTTCGGCACGATGGCGTTGTATGAGAATTTTGGGCACTGTTACTATCAACATCGCAGTTCGTAGCGAAGGTGGGCCAATCGAAATTATACGTAAGAAATGAATGAAAACAGAAGGCAAGAAGCAGAACGTAAAATTAACAAAAGTATAGAAATTAAAAGGTAGGAGAtatcacaaaaaaataaaaagtttataaTTAAATGGATGTGCTGAAGTTgagcttttaaaataaacttattGCATTTAACTGGACTTTACGATTATATCAACATaacttttgaaatattttataacagTTATTTGACATTTACACAGATTACATTTACATTAGATTATCCCTAATACTCTAATCACTTATAAAGTACATagttttagtttagtttacTAGCTCCCTCCAGCAACTCGAAGAACTTAAAATTAGTTAATAAACTGTAAGATGAAAACCAAATGGCAGACTAACTCTCTTGCTGGCGGACAAACTCGCTGCGTCTGTCGATCGCCGAGCGGCTGTGGTGCTGCGGATCCACCGGATAGATGTTCTCCCGAATGGACAGCTCGTTGCCCAGATGCAGTGGCGAGTTGGCGGGTCCCTCCTCCGGTGTGGTGGCGAAGACACTGACATGGCTCTGCTTGTTCGCCTGCAGCCAAGGAGGTGGCACAATCGAGGAGAGGCGGCGTTCGGTGAGCGGAGAAGGTCCCTCCATGCCCAGGTTGTCAGCTGAAAAGCAGAAGGAAGTTATTATAATGTCAAGGAGTAATATTCCACCTAGGGAAAGCCATCACTCACAATCCACATTGATGGAGCGCGTCTTCTTGATCGCTCCCTTGCAGGACATGCGGCGCCTCAGGGTCCGCGGACGCAGCTGTCCGCCGCGCAGACTCATGGTGCTGCGGTTGCTGAACGAGCGCAGCAGGTGCTCATCCAGGTAGGTCTGCACATCCGGATGCAGGCGGTCCGGATAGCCGTCCTCCGTGCTGCCCAGGAAGCTCAGGTCCGTGATGGCCGAGGTGTTGAGGAAGTCCTTCAGGCTGCCCAACATCACGCGGGTGCCGTTGATGTAGCCCGATTTCAGTTTCCTCATCGTCTGGATCATGGCCAGCGGAATCTTGTCCTGATCTGTGGATTCCGCACCGCATCCGTTTGGAATTCGTTAGATTTTTCATTGTCTTTATCTCTCGGTCAACTGGTATGAGTATGTGGATCATGATCTGGTTGGGATGCTGGGCAGTGGGTTGGGTTAGAAGCGACGCTTAAAAACTACGGGTTAGTCACACAAAAGTACAACAACGGTTACCGATATATATAAGCACAGGATTCCAGCACCATCGGCAATTAGTCTGAGTTTTGGGTGCAAGCCAAATGCAGTGGGAAAATTGATTAGCAGCAACAGCCACAGGGATTAGCAAAtacttaattatatttaatcaCAGGTTTTTGCGtggatttttgtttttattattcatAAGATGCTTTAGCTTTATGTATGTTTGTATTTCTCTGAGGTCATGTAACTTTGTAATACCGCAAGCTTGACTTTGGTTGGGATGGTCTACATTTTGTGGATTGTTTTGAAACGAGTTTGGTCtaaaagtgttttattttatgttatGAACGTGTAAATAGAGATAGTTAAGAAGTCCGAATATTCAAAGAAAGCATGGGATATAGAGCACACAAAAGTACCTTATCCATAAACTGTACACCTATATCTTGAAGAAAGTACTCGGAATAAAAGATAAACCTTTAATGAAAACGGTTTTTTGGTtctgaaaaaataaatcaaattgtATAGTCAAATGTTTTCAGATTCCCTATAAGAAATAactaattttgaaaatatcttTCACAAGATATTGGTGTATGCAGGGTCACAACAAGAACAAGGATTTGGATTTGGGTTCAAAGGTAGTAGAAAGAGCAGAAGCAATCAGGCCATTTACTAAGCTGACACAAGCAGGGTTCAAAGGTCACGGATCACAGATCGTTTGCATATAGTTAAATCAATTGGTTGTTGGCTTTTGTGTGTAAATAGGggtatatattatatagtatATCGCATATATGCAGTGGTTTTTGGAATCAAGTGTTTTTGCCATTGGGTGCAGTGGGGATCggatttggatttggattGGAGGTGGCAATGCAGAATCGAGCTGGGTGGGTTTTTTtgcttattgttttttttggattttttatTTCGGGTAGTTACCTAGCATATAGTGGGTTGCCATTAGTGTGATTGTCGGCCTGCCCAACATGTGACGCCAATTGTTGGTCAAGAATGCTAAATTTGTGGTAAAATTGCTGGCAAGCAAGTCGGGATCGCGTGTTGTATAATATTCTTCATAGTCGATATGCTGTGTAAGtgtagttgttgttgcagttgttgttgtgtatatatttattaaatttatttgggaTAAAATAAAGAAGAGAAAGGATTTGTTTTGGTTtcgattttcattttttttgttgtattcGATATTTTATTGGCCAATTTTCAAGGGTTTTGGGGATGGAAAATATGGGAGTAAGGGTGTAAAAGTTCATAAAAGTCCAGAGCAGAGCGttgagaaataaaataaataaactaaggctacattaaactaaaaataatatatttgcgGTCAAAATATCAGTAGTATTTGCTTATAAATGTCGTATAAAAAGggatattaaaattatttttaacatatttgaGTTTCAATTCATTCCTTCTAAAATTAGGTAAATTTAATTGACAGACAAATTTATTTCATACTATTATTTTAACCGCAGCTGTATGTATAAAGTATATAAGGtgaagtgtgtgtgtgtgtgattgtTCTTTAAACCTATAAGTAGTCTATGTCATTTATGGTCGAGTGTGTGGGTATTACCATAACCAAACTAAAGCTAACTAAAAGCATAAACCAACTAAAAGCTCAAAGGAAATTCAACAAAATTCAGAACCAGCTGCCCAATGTTCGGAATAAGCAAAAAGGTCAAGATCATTTACTCTTCAAtatggaatttatttttggacaAAGACAAGACAAAGCATTCAATAGACCGCAAATTTCCGGACCTTGAGCAACCGATTCAATTCTAGAGTTAACGAGTCAAGTGGGTGCATTTGTGTGGTTCGAGTGTGCGTGTCAATTAATTGATAAACAATACCAATACCAAAAGCAAACCCTTGCAAATTAATCAAATCAACAGAGCAATTCACAAAAGATATGGGGAAAACAGTCGGGGGGAGCATAAAAAACCCGCGCACAAATAAACATTagaataagaaaataataaaaaaagacaTGGAGTGAAATAAACGTTAAACGTCGACTCTTCTCTCTCCGTTGACCGACCTAGGTGGATGCGCTTCAGCACCAGGGTGACCAGCGGACGACCCAGCAGATCCCAAGCGGACTTGAGGAAATTTATCTCGCCCTTGAGGATGTCGATCATGAGTTCGTTATCGGAGGCGATATAGAAGCGCGACAGGTCGGCGAACTGATGCGTGATAAACGGTAGAAATCATAAGTCAATCATCGATTACAGGGATGCAAACCGATCGGCCCTAGATGAACTTAAGATGATGATCAGattaaattcaattcatttttttttgccttaaaataatttcaatGAAAAATACTACCCAAAGTGTCAATTCCAacaattaaaatacaaaatttaagtTAAATTAATAGAAATTATTACTAAGTgtaggaaaataaataataattgtttaaTAAGCAAATTTTCCATGATATAATTGTTAGTATTAGTCTCAAAGATTTTgcattattttaagaaaataggAAATAAAAACGCCACGACCGGTTTGCATCGCTGACCAAAAATACAATAGAAAGTGTAAAAACAGAGCAATGGGGCATTGGGTATTTTCGGGAGTCTGGGAAGAGGTGGCCGGTTTTCTTGGATAATTCGAGAAGGCTAACTGGACTCCATTGTCACTCACCTGCGGGGTGAAAGCGAATATGCGATCCTTCAGCGAGTACAGCTTGCTGGTGCTGAGGATGCCCACGTCCCGGGATTTTCTGCCACTCAACCCCAGCTTCCGGTTGCGGCCCAGGTAAGTGTACAGGTGGCTCAAAACACGTGCTGGCTGCACCTCTATGGGAGCCACCTCGGCGATCGTCTGCACGTGTAGATCGTGTTCGGCCAGCTTGTCACGGATCTCGTTGTCCTCGGCAATGATGACCACCTGGACGACCACGTCTGGTTTCTTTTGAGCTCCCAGGCGACGATTCAGTGGATCCAACTCACCCACGGCAAGGAAACCCTAAAAAGGTTTTAAGAAAAACAACATTAGAAGCAGTCGTTGATAagaaaataaatcttttaaaaatttctaCAAATTATGAGTGCAATTTTTGACCTAACCAAGTGCCCGCAAATGTACGTAGCCAGATCGatataaatactttacagGGTCGCCAAGGCTTTCATCTATCTTTAGCAGCCAAAAACGTCTAAAACAAAAGCTCACCTCCTGCAGCAACCTTCCGAGGATGAACAGAGACTGGCCCCACAAGAAGGGACACCGGCCGACCACTTCGCGGACCTGGGATCCTGGCTTCTGGTACTCGAAGCCCACCAGATCCTGTGGCACCGCATAGCTCTCCGGCACGAGGAGGATGCCATCCTCCGAACGCACCATGATCTTCTCCAGCCGGCTGGCATACTCCTCCACCGAACGTTTGTCGTTCTGAAAGGCGTGGAACAGGATCAGGTAGCAGTAGAACAGCGGCCACTCGCACTCGATGTTCTCGAACATGCGCAGTTCCCAGCGCTCGTAGTAGAGCCTGGAGGGATCCTCCTTGGGGGTGCGGTAGCCATCGCGCAGGAATCTCTTGCAGCCGTACTTGCCCTGCAGTCGGGACAGAATCGCATCCTTGGTATTGTGGATCAGTTGGGCATCGTCCACGGCAAAGGCGGGAAAGCCGATGACGCACAGCAGTCCGGAATCCAATTCCTTGCTGTTGGACTCACGGGGCAGCATCGACTGGAGCACTGCCTGGCACTTGTGGGCCTCGTCGGCCAGCACATGGATCACACTGGCTGGCCCGCCGCGGGCGCCGAACAGATCCAGCTCGTTCATGGCCTCCAGCGCCGCCTTGGCCATGCCAATTGAGCTGGCATTCAACTCCGGTTCAcctggaaaatataaatatatcaatattGGACTGCTCACATAACACATTATAAAGctgaatattttttgaataagaaccaaacatattattataatCAAGCAATTATGATTTTGGAGATAAGATAATGCACAATTACGCCTAATAATACTCGGttataaaatgtaaacaaaatattaccGATCTATCAATCAATTAAATAATGATACAATTAATAATACTCCTGTTTTCTGTATCTAAAAATacgtttttttataaaatgatAGTGTACATATATGAAAGATAGAAGGATTTACATAAATACTTTGAAATCATAACCAACTTTTTCAACACATTTTGATCATTAAGTTCGTAAGCTCTTTATTATGGCTATTATTTCTATTGTACCATCTACTCACCATGATTGGTCTTGTCGCCACGCTCCCATATCCCGTAGTCAGGAATGGAGTAGGCCGACTCAATGTAGAAGACCAGATTCTGGATGAACGACACCTCGTCCAGGGAGAAGACGATCTGCAGACCCGAAGCCGTCATCTGGGCCAGGATCAGCAGGTACAGGGAGACGGCATCGATCTGGAGATGGCCCCACTCATTGTCCCCGACCACGGGCAAGCCGTTCTTGCTGGAGTACTTGGCGTGCAGGGAATCGTAGGGACTCTGGGTCATCTTGAACTTCTCCACCTTGTCCTTCTGGTTCATCATGGCCATGAGCAGGCCGCGCATCAGCTTCACACAGCTCTGCTCCAGCTCATAGCACTTGGCCCGATCCTCGTCCTGGTCGGCAATCTTCTTGTACGCCATGGACAGGCCCCAGACGGCCAGGATGCAGTAGACATTGTCCCTGATCCAGGCGTGAGAGTTTACATTGGAGGCGGGGAAGAGGCCGGTGACCGGCTCCTGGTGGGCCAGGATCAGTCGGTGCACGATGCGCTGGTAGTAGTCCAAGCGGACGCCCGAATTGCTGCGGGAACGCATCGTCGATTTGGAAGTGGTTTCCTTTCCGGTCAGTTCTGTTAAAAACGGGGATTTAGTTAGCCTTTATTCACTACTTATATTTCGATTAATAAAATCGTGTTATTGTTATCCTGTTCCTATTCCGACTATATATTTGATATTGTGCATACAGCtgacatatacatatgtaataTATGAACTTGTTGTTTTCAGACATACATGgacatttgtttattttggttCTGGGAAGGTCAGCTAAGTAAGGTCTAGTTCCGAACCTCACACATAATGTATTTATATAGGGATCAATCGGAACGGTATTCCGTATTGACCTGCGGTGATGCGGTTGTTGTTTACCCTCGACGACGCGGGCACGCTCAACTTACATAATGTCGGGTCGGATCGGATGGGATCGCCTCAGATCGTTTGTTGTGGTTCGGCGgagtggaggaggaggaatcCCAGTGCTCCCCGGAACAACCCGCGACCGCTAGAACCCGTAGAATGCGTTGATTTCGCCGCGAGGACAGCGCATTCTCTCCGGGATTCGGCGGGTGGAGTGGCGCACAGCTGCCGTGCGAGTTTCAAAGCCTGGCTAGCCACTTATTTGCGAATAATTCGAATTATATTGTGATTAAACTAATGCACTAAAGTCAACTCAATGTCATACAGCGTGACCGCGGCCGGACCAAACGAGAAATACCAATTTGGTCTCAAAAATATACTATAAAATACTATTTcatattttacaaaatacCACCATAAATACCATAACAAATAAATCGCCTGGAAATTCAAAttataatatgtaatatgtaaaaataataattgacttattatatatagaaaaaaTAAGGTTTTTCCCATtgcaaaaaatgtttgtttttatttcattttacaagattaataatatttcagtccaacataaaactaaaacAATTTGCATTCGTATTCAATTCCATATTCCAATATTTTAAGTCTTTAAGGTCTTAAAATAATaccaaaaagtatttaaaacacCATATTCGGTCACGCTGATGTCATAGATAGAGCTGCAAAAAAATCGATGGTCCTATCGATAATATCGATGGTCGGGCCCGATCACAGGTATCGATATTGTTCACACTATCATCGCTAGCTTAGCCGTGTCACCCACCGCAGACCGTTTGCTGAATAGCGCATACACAAACCATTTCTTGTTGTCAATTGGATTCTGATTGGCAATAGCGgtaattcaaattcaaaaataatgggaaaataatttgaaataaCTTGATATTGAATAGTTTAAGATATATAAGTATTATAGatggttttaattttttcaaatggATAACTAAAATGCTCTGGTTTCTATGGCGCCAAAAACAATATGATACCCAAATGTTTGATAGCTTTAAAAGCTACCAGTATGCAAATATAAACatacaaacacaaaacaatataaataaaacatatgCTGCGTGTGAAAATCCCGAAGCCTACGTTCATAATGAAAATGGTTCTCACTATCTATGGATATCGGAGACACTAGAAAATCCGGTCTGAGCTCCAGTTCTGAGCGAGCTTAAATATCGCACTTGGAAAAAGTGCTCTCAGTGGCGAGTGGGAAAATATACGAAGTTTGTATACACTTTAGCTCTAATTACAATTTAATACGAAGTAAAAGacgtaaaataaaaaataggaATGGACTATGGTTATATCGGATGGACATTCTGAACCTTTAACACCTttaattaaacttaaaaatagCTTCTCATTTTTAAAGTTccaaaaggaaaaaatatgGTCATGTTAACATGACATGTCATATGAACCATGGCAAGTTGTGTGTAGGTTACCCATTACTTTGCAGCGAAAAGTAATCCCCTTTTTACTAGACCCCATGGCGTTGAGTGATTCAGAACCAAAGCTACGGCTCTCTGATCTTTCACTTTAAGTAGTGTGCTAGGCTTGTGAAAGGCATCAGTTTCAGAAAAGCCATTGCATTGATTCAGACTAAAAGCTATGGCTCTCCGATCTTCTATAGCATTGTATCTCTGCGGGGTGTTATTATCCAGCTGCTGTGCAAGTAAGTTATGTTTCAATCGAAATTAcagttttttaataaagtaaCTATGGTttacaaaacaaatataattatattttggaTAGTGCTAACAACTTTACACGCGAATCTTTTAGGAAAACGATATATTAACATATCGGGAAAAGCAAAAACTGGTTTTCGATGTCGTTTATTACAATCGAGTTTTCATGGCATTAACATGTGTACGGATAAAACCcagcttttattttcatttttcaaaacTAGTCTTGGGATTTTTGTTCAAAACTGATTTAAAATACAAGAACTATTTCCTTGTGTGTTATATTCCTTATACCTTATCACTGGTTTTTTTGATAGCTGATATTTGAATTGGGAACTAGTTCCTTATGTATGATTCCTAAGCGGATCGTCCCTTGGCGGATCTTTACTATAAgcattcttttttttaagtattataTTCCTTATTACCTATGCCtcgtattttatatttattttagagcCCAAGCTGCACTTTGGCAGCTGTCGAGGATCGGGCCAGTGCCGCCTCGTTGAGGACTGCCTGGCGGAGCCGGGTTTTGTCCAGGACGAGGACTCCTCCGAGTGCTCCTACACGGTGTGCTGCGTGAGGCGCCAGTCGGAGTACTCGCAATCGGTGGAGAACTACTGCCGCCACGACCTGAAGCCCCACATTTCGAATGGCGAGATCACCAAGGTGCGGGAATTCCCCTGGATGGCCATGTTGCTGTACGGCGATAGGCTGCAGCCAAAGTGCGGGGGCTCGCTGGTGAGCCAAAGATGGGTCCTGACCGCCGCCCATTGTGTGCCCCGGCATGGTTACGATGAGCAACTGCGTCTCGTTCGCCTGGGAGTGTGGGATGTGCGGATTGGCGGGAAGGATTGCCGGGGCATGGCGGACTGCGCACCACCTTTCCAGGACTTTCCCATTGCGAGATCCATCGTTCACGAGCTGTACCGTCCCGCCGACACATCGGGTACCAGTCTGGAGAAGCACACCCACGACATTGCCCTGCTGCTACTCAGCCGCAGCGTCACCTACTCGGAGTTCATCCAGCCAATCTGCCTGCCCTCGCTGTACACTCCCTCCCGCGGCGATGACTATGTGGACTACAGCCTGACCATCGCCGGTTGGGGTCGCACCAGTGAGCTGACCACGGACACCAGTCCCGTGAAGATCAAGGCCCAGGTGAGTGGCTGGTCGCGGGACAGCTGCAAGAAGCTCTACGAGGACGTGGGCGAGGGCCAGATGTGCGCCGGTGGCGGTGCCTCCAGGAAGGGCAGCTGCTTCGGCGACTCCGGCGGCCCGGTGATGGATGGCAACCAGCTGGTGGGCATCGTCTCGCTGGGCGAGTCCAAGTGTGGATCCGACCGGGGACCCATGGTGGTCACGCGGGTGGAATCCTACGTGGCCTGGCTGGAGCGCCACCTGTTCACGCGGCCTAACGCGACGAACAAGCACTCGCAATTATTCAACATTTTCGTTAGGAAAGTTTTTAGCTAGTGTGTAAAACTGGAAAGGTTCCGCAACAAGTCAAAATCTGTGCCAAAATAatgctctctctctctgtaaataattaattgtaaCTTGTATTTCTTAGAATTTTTTATagatgtattttttttttaaattgtagcCAATTTTGAACAATAAATGTAGTCTAAAAGTTACCAAAAACCCAATTGATTGTATGGAGACACCGTGTAAACAAAAGATTTTATGATATTATAACGTCTCAAAGTTTTGTaatcaaaaaaatgttaactgcacagagagaaatattcaagttcattgttcttgatttgagaacattcgttcttaaaaaccgtgtaagcccattttggtatcaattatctcaatattagaacgaaatggtgagaagagaaaacttaaattgagtttacTTAACATCTTTTTAATAAGTAATAGtttagtttctgagatataCATCTTTCAAAAatttcgttctatttttaagaacattatGAACTCAGATTAGAACGTCAGAAATCTCTCTGTGTGGAAATTACAGTGTGACGTACCTTGTATAGAAAATCAATATAGTAAAATCAATACGTTTATGGCAATATTAAATTGATGGTGACATTTTGGTTTTTATCTTTTAACAGTAACATTTGAAATCATATTTCTGCCCAGAGTGGCCCGCTCAAAATCAATCCATTTGAAATGCCAGCTTAAAGGTAACGCTTTTATTGTCCACATGAGGGGTAACTTTTTGGGTCTCGCAAAGGACTATGTAAGTCTAGGCCACGGAACTGCACAGTCCGCAGTTGCTCACCGGGCACATCTTCATCTCGACATCCTCGCCCACCCGGACGACGGCGGCCATGCCGTTCTCCGAGTGCGGGGAGATGTGGCAGTGGAACATCCAGTAGCCGGGACTGTTGGAGTAGAACCGGAATATCGTGTAGCCGAAGGCGGGCACCTGGACGGAGTCCTTTAGCGGAGCACCCTTTCCGCGTCGCGGCAACGGAGTCTTCTTGTCGATCTGCTCGATCTGGCCGATCTTCTGCTCGCCCAGCACCCCCATCCCGACCACCCGGAATGTGTAGCCATGCAGGTGTATCGGATGCGGCGTCTGCGAGAGGCTGGAGACGACGAACTCCACCTGCTGATTGGCCGGCACCTGGATGACATTGGAGCACTGGCAGTGGCGCTGCCGGCAATTGAATCCGAGATCCGCCTGCTGGGAGCGATTGCAAAAGAACTGGCCGACGCCCAGGTTGCGTGTCTGCAGCAGGGACATCTTGGGCATGTTGAAGCTAATGTCGTCCATTTGGAAGCGGAAGCCCTCGCCCTGGCGCACTTCGAAGGCGTTCATGCTGGTGTAGAAGGTCACCGCGGGCGGCACTTCCGGTTCCGGTCGCTGGGCGTTGAGGCTGGCCAGGGATATGCTATTGCCACCGCCCGCCTCGTCGCCCAGCTCATTCAGGGTCTTCCCGGGCGCATCGTAGGCATAGCTCAGGGTGTGCGCGTCCAGCTTCCGGGGATCCGCATCGCGGTAGTGCAGCACCGCCTCCTGGTGCAACTGGTTCCTGGCGCAGAAGCTGTAGCCCTTCACCCGAATCCAGTAGTTGGCCACCTCCTGGTTGGCGTGCAGCACAAAGTCGAAGCGCTCCGCGCCATGGAACATGATCCGCTGGACCTCCACGGG includes these proteins:
- the LOC119557949 gene encoding probable phosphorylase b kinase regulatory subunit alpha isoform X7, whose protein sequence is MRSRSNSGVRLDYYQRIVHRLILAHQEPVTGLFPASNVNSHAWIRDNVYCILAVWGLSMAYKKIADQDEDRAKCYELEQSCVKLMRGLLMAMMNQKDKVEKFKMTQSPYDSLHAKYSSKNGLPVVGDNEWGHLQIDAVSLYLLILAQMTASGLQIVFSLDEVSFIQNLVFYIESAYSIPDYGIWERGDKTNHGEPELNASSIGMAKAALEAMNELDLFGARGGPASVIHVLADEAHKCQAVLQSMLPRESNSKELDSGLLCVIGFPAFAVDDAQLIHNTKDAILSRLQGKYGCKRFLRDGYRTPKEDPSRLYYERWELRMFENIECEWPLFYCYLILFHAFQNDKRSVEEYASRLEKIMVRSEDGILLVPESYAVPQDLVGFEYQKPGSQVREVVGRCPFLWGQSLFILGRLLQEGFLAVGELDPLNRRLGAQKKPDVVVQVVIIAEDNEIRDKLAEHDLHVQTIAEVAPIEVQPARVLSHLYTYLGRNRKLGLSGRKSRDVGILSTSKLYSLKDRIFAFTPQHIDYEEYYTTRDPDLLASNFTTNLAFLTNNWRHMLGRPTITLMATHYMLDQDKIPLAMIQTMRKLKSGYINGTRVMLGSLKDFLNTSAITDLSFLGSTEDGYPDRLHPDVQTYLDEHLLRSFSNRSTMSLRGGQLRPRTLRRRMSCKGAIKKTRSINVDSDNLGMEGPSPLTERRLSSIVPPPWLQANKQSHVSVFATTPEEGPANSPLHLGNELSIRENIYPVDPQHHSRSAIDRRSEFVRQQEKVEELIAMLRETENLEEQGDILQYLVDTQGLDFNTELEQTFGNEVVLELAGGGAGGAAGAAGAGGSGDGAKKSPTIVLPTVIIDAVTIPAATSTDADGNANPGSATAAGNSNVHCIGNTSNTSNISSSSIGSNTSNHNNMSPHENNDSSQSEGMLEEGRVVTVRDLLKGLYEKACQQKLWGLVRHTAGMLGKRVEDLAKAVTDLLVRQKQVTVGMPPNNEHTITAPLPEVELRQLIHDAYGDDESTAMLTQELMVYLAMFIRTEPQLFHEMLRLRVGLIIQVMAKELSRTLNCDGEAASEHLLNLSPFEMKNLLYHILSGKEFAVSSVARGNLSIVSCKSSRVSKKSQIGLGDPEGEDALIATIDDRQGQWLRRRRLDGALNRVPRDFYSRVWTVLEKCQGLAIEGRVLQQSLTQEMTPGELKFALEVETALNQIPQPEYRQLVVEALMVLTLVTEHNMVPTLGGIIYVEHLVHKANQLFLEDQRKVQGDATLCCAKIKDGKEQQQAASGMLLCGGAAYICQHLYDSAPSGSYGTMTYMSRAVALVLDCVPKHGEMECAIS
- the LOC119557949 gene encoding probable phosphorylase b kinase regulatory subunit alpha isoform X5, whose product is MRSRSNSGVRLDYYQRIVHRLILAHQEPVTGLFPASNVNSHAWIRDNVYCILAVWGLSMAYKKIADQDEDRAKCYELEQSCVKLMRGLLMAMMNQKDKVEKFKMTQSPYDSLHAKYSSKNGLPVVGDNEWGHLQIDAVSLYLLILAQMTASGLQIVFSLDEVSFIQNLVFYIESAYSIPDYGIWERGDKTNHGEPELNASSIGMAKAALEAMNELDLFGARGGPASVIHVLADEAHKCQAVLQSMLPRESNSKELDSGLLCVIGFPAFAVDDAQLIHNTKDAILSRLQGKYGCKRFLRDGYRTPKEDPSRLYYERWELRMFENIECEWPLFYCYLILFHAFQNDKRSVEEYASRLEKIMVRSEDGILLVPESYAVPQDLVGFEYQKPGSQVREVVGRCPFLWGQSLFILGRLLQEGFLAVGELDPLNRRLGAQKKPDVVVQVVIIAEDNEIRDKLAEHDLHVQTIAEVAPIEVQPARVLSHLYTYLGRNRKLGLSGRKSRDVGILSTSKLYSLKDRIFAFTPQHIDYEEYYTTRDPDLLASNFTTNLAFLTNNWRHMLGRPTITLMATHYMLDQDKIPLAMIQTMRKLKSGYINGTRVMLGSLKDFLNTSAITDLSFLGSTEDGYPDRLHPDVQTYLDEHLLRSFSNRSTMSLRGGQLRPRTLRRRMSCKGAIKKTRSINVDSDNLGMEGPSPLTERRLSSIVPPPWLQANKQSHVSVFATTPEEGPANSPLHLGNELSIRENIYPVDPQHHSRSAIDRRSEFVRQQEKVEELIAMLRETENLEEQGDILQYLVDTQGLDFNTAGLGFKNKSDDNATPNANNAAAELEQTFGNEVVLELAGGGAGGAAGAAGAGGSGDGAKKSPTIVLPTVIIDAVTIPAATSTDADGNANPGSATAAGNSNVHCIGNTSNTSNISSSSIGSNTSNHNNMSPHENNDSSQSEGMLEEGRVVTVRDLLKGLYEKACQQKLWGLVRHTAGMLGKRVEDLAKAVTDLLVRQKQVTVGMPPNNEHTITAPLPEVELRQLIHDAYGDDESTAMLTQELMVYLAMFIRTEPQLFHEMLRLRVGLIIQVMAKELSRTLNCDGEAASEHLLNLSPFEMKNLLYHILSGKEFAVSSVARGNLSIVSCKSSRVSKKSQIGLGDPEGEDALIATIDDRQGQWLRRRRLDGALNRVPRDFYSRVWTVLEKCQGLAIEGRVLQQSLTQEMTPGELKFALEVETALNQIPQPEYRQLVVEALMVLTLVTEHNMVPTLGGIIYVEHLVHKANQLFLEDQRKVQGDATLCCAKIKDGKEQQQAASGMLLCGGAAYICQHLYDSAPSGSYGTMTYMSRAVALVLDCVPKHGEMECAIS
- the LOC119557949 gene encoding probable phosphorylase b kinase regulatory subunit alpha isoform X9, which encodes MRSRSNSGVRLDYYQRIVHRLILAHQEPVTGLFPASNVNSHAWIRDNVYCILAVWGLSMAYKKIADQDEDRAKCYELEQSCVKLMRGLLMAMMNQKDKVEKFKMTQSPYDSLHAKYSSKNGLPVVGDNEWGHLQIDAVSLYLLILAQMTASGLQIVFSLDEVSFIQNLVFYIESAYSIPDYGIWERGDKTNHGEPELNASSIGMAKAALEAMNELDLFGARGGPASVIHVLADEAHKCQAVLQSMLPRESNSKELDSGLLCVIGFPAFAVDDAQLIHNTKDAILSRLQGKYGCKRFLRDGYRTPKEDPSRLYYERWELRMFENIECEWPLFYCYLILFHAFQNDKRSVEEYASRLEKIMVRSEDGILLVPESYAVPQDLVGFEYQKPGSQVREVVGRCPFLWGQSLFILGRLLQEGFLAVGELDPLNRRLGAQKKPDVVVQVVIIAEDNEIRDKLAEHDLHVQTIAEVAPIEVQPARVLSHLYTYLGRNRKLGLSGRKSRDVGILSTSKLYSLKDRIFAFTPQHIDYEEYYTTRDPDLLASNFTTNLAFLTNNWRHMLGRPTITLMATHYMLDQDKIPLAMIQTMRKLKSGYINGTRVMLGSLKDFLNTSAITDLSFLGSTEDGYPDRLHPDVQTYLDEHLLRSFSNRSTMSLRGGQLRPRTLRRRMSCKGAIKKTRSINVDSDNLGMEGPSPLTERRLSSIVPPPWLQANKQSHVSVFATTPEEGPANSPLHLGNELSIRENIYPVDPQHHSRSAIDRRSEFVRQQEITVPKILIQRHRAETNFADTEVEELIAMLRETENLEEQGDILQYLVDTQGLDFNTAATSTDADGNANPGSATAAGNSNVHCIGNTSNTSNISSSSIGSNTSNHNNMSPHENNDSSQSEGMLEEGRVVTVRDLLKGLYEKACQQKLWGLVRHTAGMLGKRVEDLAKAVTDLLVRQKQVTVGMPPNNEHTITAPLPEVELRQLIHDAYGDDESTAMLTQELMVYLAMFIRTEPQLFHEMLRLRVGLIIQVMAKELSRTLNCDGEAASEHLLNLSPFEMKNLLYHILSGKEFAVSSVARGNLSIVSCKSSRVSKKSQIGLGDPEGEDALIATIDDRQGQWLRRRRLDGALNRVPRDFYSRVWTVLEKCQGLAIEGRVLQQSLTQEMTPGELKFALEVETALNQIPQPEYRQLVVEALMVLTLVTEHNMVPTLGGIIYVEHLVHKANQLFLEDQRKVQGDATLCCAKIKDGKEQQQAASGMLLCGGAAYICQHLYDSAPSGSYGTMTYMSRAVALVLDCVPKHGEMECAIS